One Curtobacterium sp. BH-2-1-1 genomic region harbors:
- a CDS encoding anthranilate synthase component I family protein, which translates to MDDRGGLTAAPASARIEVRRLPSTPDLGALAAASGADVVWLDSSLPAGSPPTAHARARWSVLALTDGPFAARFRHETRRAFVETTPASRSWFGGVATAEGSDRPAFAVLTELLARTPVLPEPVAGCGFALGWVGFLGYELGRESGGVDRTAEGHADADLRFVDRAVVVDAAGDAWALALASDAEPEASARNCAWLETVTAPVTRVDVDDVAPFLPGPAPATGRVTRAAYETAVDACRAEIRAGNAFQVCLTTAFAVPPVQEARRGPARDPHLTEYLRLRAADPVPFGAYLRLGPLRVASRSPERFLRIDASGTVSAEPIKGTRRRSDDPVEDEAVRAGLAVSAKDRAENVMIVDLLRNDLLRTAVPGSVHVDRLCDVETYASVHQMVSTIGAVLPAGTSRAAVVHAAFPPGSMTGAPKISAMGIADRLEDGPRGLYSGAIGYFSASGAVDLSVVIRTLVTVIDDRGTVRSRSFGAGGAVTWSSVAADEADEVETKTRSVLAGVGAVARW; encoded by the coding sequence GTGGACGATCGCGGCGGTCTGACGGCAGCACCCGCGTCCGCCCGGATCGAGGTCCGGCGGCTGCCGTCGACTCCCGACCTCGGCGCCCTCGCCGCCGCGTCCGGCGCCGACGTGGTCTGGCTCGACTCCTCGCTGCCGGCCGGTTCACCCCCGACCGCGCATGCCCGTGCCCGGTGGTCGGTCCTGGCGCTGACGGACGGCCCGTTCGCAGCGCGGTTCCGGCACGAGACGCGACGGGCGTTCGTCGAGACGACCCCGGCGTCCCGATCGTGGTTCGGGGGCGTCGCGACCGCCGAGGGATCGGACCGACCCGCCTTCGCGGTCCTCACCGAGTTGCTCGCGCGCACCCCGGTGCTGCCGGAACCGGTCGCGGGCTGCGGCTTCGCGCTCGGCTGGGTCGGGTTCCTCGGCTACGAGCTCGGGCGCGAGTCGGGCGGCGTCGACCGGACGGCCGAGGGGCACGCGGACGCGGACCTGCGGTTCGTCGACCGCGCGGTGGTCGTCGACGCCGCCGGTGACGCCTGGGCACTCGCCCTGGCGAGCGATGCGGAACCCGAGGCCAGCGCGCGGAACTGCGCATGGCTGGAGACGGTGACCGCCCCGGTCACGCGGGTCGACGTCGACGACGTGGCCCCGTTCCTCCCGGGCCCCGCTCCGGCGACCGGGCGCGTCACGCGCGCCGCCTACGAGACGGCGGTGGACGCGTGCCGCGCGGAGATCCGTGCGGGCAACGCGTTCCAGGTGTGCCTCACGACCGCCTTCGCGGTGCCGCCGGTCCAGGAGGCGCGGCGGGGCCCCGCCAGGGACCCCCACCTGACCGAGTACCTGCGGCTGCGCGCGGCGGACCCCGTCCCGTTCGGTGCGTACCTGCGGCTCGGCCCGCTGCGCGTGGCGAGCCGGTCTCCTGAGCGGTTCCTGCGGATCGATGCGTCCGGGACGGTGTCCGCGGAGCCGATCAAGGGGACCCGACGGCGCTCCGACGACCCTGTGGAGGACGAAGCGGTCCGCGCCGGACTCGCCGTGAGCGCGAAGGACCGAGCCGAGAACGTCATGATCGTCGACCTGCTCCGGAACGACCTGCTCCGGACGGCGGTACCGGGGTCGGTGCACGTCGACCGGCTCTGCGACGTCGAGACGTACGCGAGCGTGCACCAGATGGTGTCGACGATCGGTGCGGTCCTGCCCGCGGGGACGTCGCGGGCAGCCGTGGTGCACGCCGCCTTCCCGCCGGGGTCGATGACCGGCGCGCCGAAGATCAGTGCCATGGGGATCGCGGATCGGCTCGAGGACGGGCCTCGCGGGCTGTACTCGGGTGCGATCGGGTACTTCTCGGCCAGCGGCGCGGTCGACCTGTCGGTGGTGATCCGCACACTGGTGACGGTCATCGACGACCGGGGCACGGTGCGGTCGCGGTCGTTCGGTGCCGGCGGCGCGGTGACGTGGTCGTCGGTCGCCGCGGACGAGGCGGACGAGGTCGAGACGAAGACGCGCTCGGTGCTCGCCGGTGTGGGGGCCGTCGCCCGCTGGTGA
- a CDS encoding aldose 1-epimerase family protein: MSSDAPLSGSALTITAGGYTAEIASVGATLRTFRFEGRDLVVPFDADEVRPAFRGAVLAPWPNRVVDGKYTFGGTEHELALTEPKRQHALHGLVAWTDFRIVAHEPDRAVLATTVPAQDGYPFRVEVLVEYRVDADGLHTTITGTNTGADAAPWGTGPHPYLVAGEGRVDDWTLTLPAAEVLEVTEDRLVPTGLAPVHDEFDLRSATRIGDRFIDHAFTGFDRDADGTATIVLTAADGRGVRASFGPECGWAQVHTADHVVPEYHRAGLAVEPMTCAPDAFNAGSDAGLVVLEPGSSSAASWTIAAV; the protein is encoded by the coding sequence ATGAGCAGCGACGCACCCCTGTCTGGTTCCGCCCTGACGATCACCGCCGGCGGCTACACGGCCGAGATCGCCTCGGTGGGGGCGACACTGCGGACGTTCCGGTTCGAGGGACGCGACCTGGTCGTGCCGTTCGACGCCGACGAGGTCCGCCCGGCCTTCCGCGGAGCCGTCCTGGCGCCGTGGCCGAACCGGGTCGTCGACGGGAAGTACACGTTCGGCGGGACCGAGCACGAGCTCGCGCTGACCGAGCCGAAGCGACAGCACGCGCTGCACGGACTGGTCGCCTGGACCGACTTCCGGATCGTCGCGCACGAACCGGACCGCGCGGTCCTCGCCACGACCGTGCCCGCCCAGGACGGGTACCCGTTCCGCGTCGAGGTACTGGTCGAGTACCGCGTCGACGCCGACGGGTTGCACACGACGATCACCGGCACGAACACCGGTGCCGACGCGGCACCGTGGGGGACCGGTCCGCACCCGTACCTCGTCGCCGGCGAGGGTCGTGTCGACGACTGGACCCTGACGCTGCCCGCGGCCGAGGTGCTCGAGGTCACCGAGGACCGCCTCGTCCCGACGGGCCTCGCGCCGGTGCACGACGAGTTCGACCTGCGCTCCGCGACGCGCATCGGCGACCGGTTCATCGACCACGCCTTCACCGGGTTCGACCGCGACGCCGACGGCACCGCGACGATCGTCCTCACCGCCGCCGACGGCCGCGGTGTCCGTGCCTCGTTCGGCCCGGAGTGCGGGTGGGCGCAGGTGCACACCGCCGACCACGTCGTGCCGGAGTACCACCGTGCGGGTCTCGCGGTCGAGCCGATGACCTGTGCGCCGGACGCCTTCAACGCCGGGTCCGACGCCGGACTCGTCGTGCTCGAGCCCGGGTCCTCGTCGGCGGCCTCGTGGACGATCGCGGCGGTCTGA
- the rsfS gene encoding ribosome silencing factor — protein MTASSRAVELVQIAAQAADAKQAEDLVALDVTGPLQLTDVFLLATGRNERNVLAIADEIEERLLEAGAKPLRREGRSEGRWVLIDFGDIVVHVFHEEDRQYYSLERLWSDCPTIPLELPVDHTA, from the coding sequence GTGACCGCCTCCTCACGCGCAGTGGAACTCGTGCAGATCGCCGCCCAGGCGGCCGACGCCAAGCAGGCCGAGGACCTCGTCGCCCTCGACGTGACCGGGCCGCTGCAGCTCACCGACGTGTTCCTGCTCGCGACCGGCCGGAACGAGCGCAACGTGCTCGCCATCGCGGACGAGATCGAAGAGCGCCTCCTCGAAGCCGGGGCCAAGCCGCTCCGTCGTGAAGGCCGGAGCGAGGGCCGCTGGGTCCTCATCGACTTCGGCGACATCGTCGTGCACGTCTTCCACGAAGAAGACCGCCAGTACTACTCGCTCGAGCGTCTCTGGTCGGACTGCCCGACCATCCCGCTCGAGCTCCCGGTGGACCACACCGCGTAG
- the nadD gene encoding nicotinate-nucleotide adenylyltransferase — MLESTGRPRIGVMGGTFDPIHNGHLVAASEVARAFDLDEVVFVPTGQPYMKSGVTDAEHRYLMTVVATASNPMFTVSRVDIDRPGPTYTVDTLKDLHEQRPDAQLVFISGADAVQQIVDWKDHDGLWDLAHFVAVTRPGHALSITGLPERDVSLLEVPALAISSTDCRDRVRRGFPVWYLVPDGVVQYISKHHLYRSVA, encoded by the coding sequence ATGCTCGAGAGCACGGGGCGGCCTCGCATCGGCGTGATGGGTGGCACGTTCGACCCGATCCACAACGGCCACCTCGTGGCAGCGTCCGAAGTGGCGCGCGCGTTCGACCTCGACGAAGTGGTCTTCGTCCCCACGGGGCAGCCGTACATGAAGTCCGGTGTGACCGACGCCGAGCACCGCTACCTCATGACCGTCGTCGCCACGGCGTCGAACCCGATGTTCACCGTGAGCCGCGTGGACATCGACCGCCCGGGCCCGACCTACACGGTCGACACGCTGAAGGACCTGCACGAGCAGCGACCCGACGCGCAGCTGGTCTTCATCTCCGGCGCAGACGCCGTCCAGCAGATTGTCGACTGGAAGGACCATGATGGCCTCTGGGACCTCGCGCACTTCGTCGCTGTGACACGTCCGGGACACGCCTTGAGCATCACGGGTCTGCCCGAACGAGACGTAAGCTTGCTCGAAGTTCCCGCGCTGGCAATATCGTCGACCGACTGCCGCGACCGGGTGAGACGTGGTTTCCCCGTGTGGTACTTGGTCCCCGACGGTGTCGTCCAGTACATCTCCAAGCACCATCTGTATCGGAGCGTTGCATGA
- a CDS encoding glutamate-5-semialdehyde dehydrogenase: MSLTASAPTLTDKLVAARDAASVLATATTAVKDAALLAIAAGVRQATDEIVAANHEDLLAGEESGLSSGLLDRLRLDPVRIDALAAAVEHVVGLTDPVGQHVRGSRLPNGLQLSQVRVPFGVVGAIYEARPNVTVDIASLALKSGNAVVLRGGSAAQRTNAVLVARIQDAVASAGLPRELVQTIDEFGRAGATDLMRARGLVDVLIPRGSASLIQTVVTESQVPVIETGAGVVHVFLDESAPLDRSIDIVLNSKVQRPSVCNALETLLVHERAADRLLPALADRLRAAGVTLRGDDATRVLVPGVLRATDDDWATESMDLDLSVRVVPDVDAAMAHIARWSTHHTESIVTNDVDTAERFLAEVDSAVVMANASTRFTDGGEFGFGAEVGISTQKLHARGPMGLPELTSTKWIVRGQGQIRG; this comes from the coding sequence ATGTCGCTGACCGCATCCGCCCCGACCCTGACCGACAAGCTCGTCGCTGCGCGCGACGCGGCGTCGGTCCTCGCCACGGCGACGACCGCGGTGAAGGACGCGGCGCTCCTCGCGATCGCGGCGGGCGTGCGACAGGCGACGGACGAGATCGTCGCGGCCAACCACGAGGACCTCTTGGCGGGCGAAGAGAGCGGGCTCTCGTCCGGGCTCCTGGACCGGTTGCGGCTCGATCCCGTCCGCATCGACGCCCTCGCCGCCGCGGTCGAGCACGTCGTCGGCCTCACCGACCCGGTCGGGCAGCACGTCCGCGGGTCGCGGTTGCCGAACGGGCTGCAGCTCTCCCAGGTGCGGGTGCCGTTCGGGGTCGTCGGCGCGATCTACGAAGCGCGGCCGAACGTCACGGTCGACATCGCCAGCCTCGCGCTGAAGAGCGGCAACGCGGTCGTGCTCCGGGGCGGCTCGGCGGCGCAGCGCACCAACGCGGTGCTCGTCGCCCGGATCCAGGACGCCGTCGCCTCGGCGGGGCTGCCGCGCGAACTCGTGCAGACGATCGACGAGTTCGGGCGTGCCGGCGCGACCGACCTGATGCGGGCACGCGGGCTCGTCGACGTGCTCATCCCGCGGGGCAGCGCGTCACTGATCCAGACCGTCGTGACCGAGTCGCAGGTACCCGTGATCGAGACGGGTGCCGGGGTCGTCCACGTGTTCCTCGACGAGTCGGCACCGCTCGACCGGTCGATCGACATCGTCCTGAACAGCAAGGTGCAGCGGCCCAGCGTGTGCAACGCGCTCGAGACGCTCCTCGTGCACGAGCGGGCGGCCGACCGGCTCCTGCCCGCGCTGGCCGACCGGCTGCGGGCCGCCGGCGTCACGCTCCGCGGTGACGACGCCACGCGGGTGCTCGTGCCCGGTGTGCTCCGGGCGACGGACGACGACTGGGCAACCGAGTCGATGGACCTCGACCTGTCCGTCCGGGTGGTGCCCGACGTCGATGCGGCGATGGCGCACATCGCGCGCTGGTCGACGCACCACACCGAGTCGATCGTCACGAACGACGTCGACACGGCCGAGCGCTTCCTGGCCGAGGTCGACTCCGCGGTCGTGATGGCGAACGCCTCGACGCGGTTCACCGACGGCGGGGAGTTCGGGTTCGGTGCCGAGGTGGGGATCTCGACGCAGAAACTGCACGCTCGTGGGCCGATGGGGCTGCCCGAGCTGACGAGCACCAAGTGGATCGTGCGCGGGCAGGGACAGATCCGCGGCTAG
- the proB gene encoding glutamate 5-kinase, which yields MTDTTARTDLGPVTRREDIPRAKRIVVKVGSSSVSGDNTGQIAPLVDAIAAAHARGTEVVLVSSGAIATGFPFLGLEGRPDDLATQQAAAATGQNVLMFRYQKELDRHAVVAAQILLTAGDLQNPTHRVNAQRAIDRLLALRVLPIVNENDTVATHEIRFGDNDRLAALVARLLGADALVLLSDVESLYTRPPEQPGAEPITHVAFGDELAGVTFGSIGAAGVGTGGAGTKVAAARLAAEAGTAVLVTATALVERALAGAQVGTWFEAAARG from the coding sequence ATGACCGACACGACCGCACGCACCGACCTCGGACCCGTCACCCGGCGCGAGGACATCCCGCGTGCCAAGCGGATCGTGGTCAAGGTCGGGTCGTCGTCGGTCAGCGGTGACAACACCGGGCAGATCGCTCCGCTCGTCGACGCCATCGCGGCAGCGCACGCCCGGGGGACCGAGGTCGTCCTCGTGTCCTCCGGCGCCATCGCCACCGGGTTCCCGTTCCTCGGGCTCGAGGGTCGCCCCGACGACCTCGCCACCCAGCAGGCCGCCGCCGCGACCGGGCAGAACGTCCTGATGTTCCGGTACCAGAAGGAACTCGACCGGCACGCGGTCGTCGCGGCGCAGATCCTCCTGACCGCGGGGGACCTGCAGAACCCGACGCACCGGGTGAACGCGCAGCGGGCCATCGACCGACTGCTCGCACTGCGGGTGCTGCCGATCGTGAACGAGAACGACACCGTGGCGACGCACGAGATCCGCTTCGGGGACAACGACCGGCTCGCGGCGCTCGTGGCCCGGCTGCTCGGGGCCGATGCGCTCGTGCTGCTGTCCGACGTGGAGTCGCTCTACACGCGGCCCCCGGAGCAGCCCGGCGCGGAGCCGATCACGCACGTGGCGTTCGGCGACGAGCTCGCCGGGGTCACGTTCGGGTCGATCGGTGCCGCGGGCGTGGGGACCGGGGGAGCGGGGACGAAGGTCGCTGCCGCCCGGCTCGCGGCGGAGGCCGGCACGGCGGTGCTCGTGACGGCGACGGCGCTCGTGGAGCGGGCGTTGGCGGGGGCGCAGGTCGGGACCTGGTTCGAGGCGGCGGCGCGGGGCTGA
- the obgE gene encoding GTPase ObgE has product MATFVDRVTLHLTAGNGGNGCVSVRREKFKPLAGPDGGNGGDGGDIVLVADPQVTTLLGYHRSPHRSSKNGQPGMGDMRSGISGETLELPLPIGTVVYDENGDVLADMTEPGMRVVIAPGGQGGLGNAALSTTKRKAPGFALLGTEGWAGDVSLELKTIADVALVGFPSAGKSSLIAAISAAKPKIADYPFTTLTPNLGVVESGSTRFTVADVPGLIEGASEGKGLGLEFLRHVERCEALLHVIDCATLDPGRDPISDLDVILGELERYPVPEGQVPLLERPQMIALNKVDVPEAEELAAFVRDELEGRGYRVFPISTASRKGLRELTFALADVVEQARASRAAEPVAERIVLRPKAVDDKPFTIRAEGGEEHRFYRIRGAKPERWVQQTDFTNEEAIGYLADRLAKLGVEDGLFKAGAVAGSTVVIGGDGGTIFDWEPTLTSTAELITSARGTDARIGATSRPTRNERREEYFERMDAKAAARAELEQERIAGLWAEDGDLSPAEADRDDRD; this is encoded by the coding sequence ATGGCGACCTTCGTCGACCGCGTGACCCTGCACCTCACCGCGGGGAACGGCGGCAACGGCTGCGTGTCGGTCCGCCGTGAGAAGTTCAAGCCGCTGGCCGGCCCGGACGGCGGCAACGGCGGTGACGGTGGCGACATCGTCCTCGTCGCCGACCCCCAGGTGACGACCCTGCTCGGCTACCACCGCTCGCCGCACCGTTCCTCCAAGAACGGGCAGCCCGGCATGGGCGACATGCGGAGCGGCATCAGCGGTGAGACGCTCGAGCTCCCGCTGCCGATCGGCACCGTCGTGTACGACGAGAACGGCGACGTCCTCGCGGACATGACCGAGCCGGGCATGCGCGTCGTCATCGCCCCCGGCGGTCAGGGCGGTCTCGGCAACGCCGCGCTCTCGACCACGAAGCGCAAGGCCCCCGGGTTCGCGCTGCTCGGCACCGAGGGCTGGGCCGGTGACGTCAGCCTCGAGCTGAAGACCATCGCCGACGTCGCCCTCGTCGGGTTCCCGAGCGCCGGCAAGTCCTCGCTCATCGCCGCGATCTCCGCCGCGAAGCCGAAGATCGCGGACTACCCGTTCACGACCCTCACGCCGAACCTCGGCGTCGTCGAGTCCGGGTCCACCCGCTTCACCGTCGCCGACGTCCCCGGTCTGATCGAGGGCGCGTCGGAGGGCAAGGGCCTCGGCCTCGAGTTCCTCCGTCACGTCGAGCGCTGCGAGGCACTCCTGCACGTGATCGACTGCGCCACCCTCGACCCCGGCCGTGACCCGATCAGCGACCTCGACGTCATCCTCGGCGAGCTCGAGCGCTACCCGGTCCCAGAGGGGCAGGTGCCGCTGCTCGAGCGCCCGCAGATGATCGCGCTCAACAAGGTCGACGTGCCCGAGGCCGAAGAACTCGCCGCCTTCGTGCGCGACGAGCTCGAGGGCCGTGGCTACCGCGTCTTCCCGATCTCGACCGCGTCCCGCAAGGGCCTGCGCGAGCTGACGTTCGCGCTGGCCGACGTCGTGGAGCAGGCCCGCGCCTCCCGTGCCGCCGAGCCGGTGGCCGAGCGCATCGTCCTCCGCCCCAAGGCGGTCGACGACAAGCCCTTCACCATCCGCGCCGAAGGCGGCGAGGAGCACCGCTTCTACCGCATCCGGGGTGCGAAGCCGGAGCGCTGGGTGCAGCAGACCGACTTCACCAACGAAGAGGCGATCGGCTACCTCGCCGACCGCCTGGCGAAGCTCGGCGTCGAGGACGGCCTGTTCAAGGCCGGAGCCGTCGCCGGGTCCACCGTCGTCATCGGTGGCGACGGCGGCACGATCTTCGACTGGGAGCCCACGCTCACCTCGACCGCGGAGCTCATCACGAGCGCCCGCGGGACCGACGCCCGGATCGGCGCGACCTCGCGTCCGACCCGCAACGAGCGTCGCGAGGAGTACTTCGAGCGCATGGACGCCAAGGCCGCGGCGCGTGCCGAGCTCGAGCAGGAGCGCATCGCCGGGCTGTGGGCGGAGGACGGAGACCTGTCTCCCGCCGAAGCCGACCGGGACGACAGGGACTGA